From the genome of Paracoccus seriniphilus, one region includes:
- a CDS encoding HlyD family type I secretion periplasmic adaptor subunit, giving the protein MLGLVAVLVLLGGFGLWASQSRISGAVIAQGQVEVEQRRQVVQHPDGGVVEEIAVTEGESVEAGDLLIRLDGTLLSTELAIVEGQYFEILARRGRLEAERSDSAEVKFPEELQKSAADNPDLQALIDGQLSLFQTRRDTLRQSLEQLQKQSEQVSSQVDGIDAQIDALHRQRELIGEELEDQETLLERGLAQASRVLALQREAVRLDGQLGELQASRAAAETRQIELDIQRLQLGSQRREQAETELRDLGYRELELAERRRSLIEQTNRLDIRAPVSGIVYDLQVTTPRSVIRSADPLMYLVPQDRPLVIGARLATINVDEVRIGQPVVLRFSSFSSRTTPEIDGALARVSADALTDEATGTPYYRAEVTIPPDQLEKLGDLILIPGMPVEVYIQTGERSPLAYLLKPLADYFNRAFREN; this is encoded by the coding sequence ATGCTGGGTCTGGTCGCGGTGTTGGTCCTGCTGGGCGGATTCGGACTATGGGCCTCGCAAAGCCGTATCTCCGGCGCGGTCATCGCCCAGGGACAGGTCGAGGTCGAGCAGCGCCGGCAGGTGGTTCAGCATCCCGATGGTGGCGTGGTCGAGGAAATCGCCGTGACCGAGGGCGAATCCGTCGAGGCCGGCGATCTGCTGATCAGGCTGGACGGAACCCTGCTGTCGACGGAACTGGCCATCGTCGAAGGTCAGTATTTCGAAATACTCGCCCGGCGCGGTAGGCTCGAGGCCGAGCGCAGCGATTCGGCCGAAGTGAAGTTCCCCGAAGAACTGCAGAAATCCGCAGCCGACAACCCCGATCTGCAGGCCCTGATCGACGGTCAGCTCAGCCTGTTTCAGACGCGACGCGACACATTGCGCCAGTCACTGGAACAGCTGCAGAAGCAGTCCGAACAGGTCAGCTCGCAGGTGGACGGGATCGATGCACAGATCGACGCGCTGCATCGTCAGCGAGAGCTGATCGGCGAGGAACTGGAGGATCAGGAAACCCTGCTTGAACGCGGGTTGGCGCAGGCATCACGCGTTCTGGCGCTGCAACGCGAAGCGGTGCGGCTGGACGGCCAGTTGGGCGAATTGCAGGCCAGCCGGGCCGCCGCCGAAACACGTCAGATCGAACTGGACATCCAGAGACTGCAACTGGGATCGCAACGGCGCGAACAAGCCGAAACCGAGCTGCGCGATCTGGGCTATCGCGAGCTGGAACTGGCCGAACGCCGTCGCAGCCTTATCGAGCAGACAAACCGGCTGGACATTCGCGCTCCGGTCTCGGGAATCGTCTATGACCTGCAGGTCACAACCCCCCGTTCGGTTATCCGTTCGGCGGATCCGCTGATGTATCTTGTTCCCCAGGATCGACCTTTGGTCATCGGCGCGCGCCTTGCCACCATCAATGTCGATGAGGTCAGGATCGGGCAGCCCGTGGTGCTGCGCTTTTCCTCGTTCTCATCGCGTACCACGCCCGAGATCGACGGCGCTCTGGCACGGGTCTCGGCAGATGCCCTGACCGATGAGGCCACCGGAACCCCCTATTACCGCGCCGAGGTCACGATACCGCCCGACCAGCTGGAAAAACTGGGCGACCTGATCCTGATTCCGGGGATGCCGGTCGAGGTCTATATCCAGACCGGTGAACGCAGCCCGCTGGCCTATCTGCTCAAACCTCTGGCTGATTACTTCAACCGCGCCTTCCGGGAAAACTGA